The proteins below come from a single Chryseobacterium nepalense genomic window:
- a CDS encoding DUF7009 family protein has translation MKIRIKDHSVRYRLTQSEVAELGKSGKISNTTAFINRSFVYAIEKTEDSELSTVFIENKIILKMPETMIDEWISTDRVGFEGQSGLVKILVEKDFVCIDNTLEDQSDNYPNPNIKC, from the coding sequence ATGAAAATAAGAATTAAAGACCATTCAGTAAGATACCGTTTAACTCAATCCGAAGTAGCAGAATTAGGAAAAAGCGGAAAGATTTCAAACACTACAGCATTCATCAACCGTTCTTTTGTCTATGCTATTGAAAAAACAGAAGATTCGGAACTTTCAACAGTTTTCATTGAAAATAAAATTATTCTGAAAATGCCTGAAACCATGATTGATGAGTGGATTTCTACCGATAGAGTAGGTTTTGAAGGACAATCCGGTTTGGTAAAGATTTTGGTGGAAAAAGATTTTGTCTGTATTGATAACACCCTGGAAGATCAAAGCGACAATTATCCTAATCCGAATATTAAATGTTAA
- the fdhD gene encoding formate dehydrogenase accessory sulfurtransferase FdhD, whose product MKAHLLSGTSVKQIEIVKVKDSTCLRYTDDVSVEEPLEIRIIYYLSGKKESKNISVTMRTPGNDPELAVGFLFTEGIITGNEQIKTICYPENACSKNSENSIIVELNESFVPELMKVERNFYTTSSCGVCGKASIESIKTVSIFKEHKKENTEVSLEILYQLSEKLQSFQNNFSITGSIHAAGIFDLEGNLLALREDVGRHNALDKLIGYALSANLLPLGNKILLLSGRASFELIQKAAMAGITTVAAIGAPSSLAIELAKEFDMTLLGFLRNNRFNIYHCGSHFKIENLL is encoded by the coding sequence ATGAAAGCGCATCTGTTATCAGGTACATCAGTAAAGCAGATAGAAATCGTTAAGGTAAAGGATAGCACCTGTCTTCGTTATACAGATGATGTCTCTGTGGAAGAACCTTTGGAAATAAGGATTATATATTATTTATCGGGTAAAAAAGAATCTAAAAATATATCGGTCACCATGAGAACCCCCGGAAATGACCCGGAACTGGCGGTCGGGTTTTTATTTACAGAAGGAATTATTACGGGTAACGAGCAGATAAAAACCATCTGTTATCCGGAGAATGCATGTTCAAAGAACAGCGAAAATAGCATCATTGTCGAACTGAATGAATCTTTCGTTCCTGAACTTATGAAAGTGGAAAGAAATTTTTATACTACTTCCAGCTGTGGTGTTTGTGGAAAGGCTTCCATAGAATCCATTAAAACAGTGAGCATTTTTAAAGAACATAAAAAAGAAAATACGGAAGTTTCTCTGGAAATACTGTATCAGCTGTCTGAAAAGCTGCAGTCGTTTCAGAATAATTTTAGCATCACCGGTAGTATACACGCTGCCGGTATTTTTGATTTGGAAGGTAACCTTCTTGCCTTACGCGAAGATGTGGGAAGACATAATGCTTTGGATAAACTTATAGGATATGCGCTGTCTGCAAATTTACTTCCACTGGGCAATAAAATTTTGCTTCTCAGCGGGAGAGCAAGCTTTGAGCTGATTCAGAAAGCCGCAATGGCGGGAATTACAACTGTTGCTGCAATAGGAGCCCCATCAAGTCTGGCAATAGAACTTGCAAAAGAATTCGATATGACTTTATTAGGCTTTCTGCGCAACAACCGATTTAATATTTACCACTGCGGAAGCCATTTTAAAATTGAAAATTTATTATGA